In Sorghum bicolor cultivar BTx623 chromosome 10, Sorghum_bicolor_NCBIv3, whole genome shotgun sequence, one genomic interval encodes:
- the LOC8078293 gene encoding protein MIZU-KUSSEI 1, with protein MYEKRADQVAMARAFHAASPATVPDSPSPLPSKNAGGGLANFQWLLRKRANKVQQGRPVAVDQVADDGCDDDECASMFAGATPYIGPIAGAGPVTPDDAPAGRKRRSEALSRLRSAILAVLARARRGRGRRPLGSCDTVTGTIFGRRRGRVHLALQTDPRAPPALMVELAAYSTGALVREMASGLVRLALECEKEKAPAPPLQTGDRHHQRRPRQQAAALVEEATWRAYCNGRKCGYAVRRDCGADEWRVLRAVEPVSVGAGVLPDGNNMSTEATAAAGEGDLMYMRAKFERVVGSRDSEAFYMVNPDGGGGPELSIYLLRV; from the exons ATGTACGAGAAGCGGGCTGATCAGGTCGCCATGGCAAGAGCTTTCCACGCCGCGTCACCGGCTACCGTCCCTGACTCGCCGTCGCCGCTCCCGTCAAAGAACGCCGGCGGCGGCCTCGCCAACTTCCAATGGCTGCTCAGGAAGCGCGCCAACAAGGTGCAGCAGGGCCGGCCCGTCGCCGTCGACCAAGTGGCCGACGACGGCTGTGACGACGACGAGTGCGCCTCCATGTTCGCCGGCGCCACGCCCTACATCGGCCCGATCGCTGGCGCTGGTCCTGTTACTCCAGACGACGCGCCAGCAGGCAGGAAGCGCCGCAGCGAGGCGCTGTCGCGGCTCCGGTCGGCGATCCTGGCGGTGCTAGCGCGAGCGCGGCGCGGGCGTGGGAGACGGCCGCTGGGGTCCTGCGACACCGTCACGGGCACCATCTTCGGCCGTCGCCGCGGCCGCGTGCACCTCGCGCTGCAGACTGACCCGCGCGCACCGCCCGCTCTCATGGTTGAGCTCGCCGCCTACTCCACCGGCGCGCTCGTCAGGGAGATGGCCTCGGGACTCGTCCGCCTTGCTCTCGAGTGCGAGAAGGAGAAGGCACCCGCACCGCCTCTGCAAACAG GTGACCGTCATCACCAGAGACGGCCACGGCAGCAGGCGGCGGCACTGGTGGAGGAGGCTACCTGGCGCGCGTATTGCAACGGCCGCAAGTGCGGCTACGCGGTGCGCCGGGACTGCGGCGCGGACGAGTGGCGGGTGCTGCGTGCCGTGGAGCCCGTCTCAGTTGGCGCCGGCGTGCTCCCCGACGGCAACAACATGAGCACGgaagccaccgccgccgccggcgagggCGACCTCATGTACATGAGGGCCAAGTTCGAGCGGGTGGTGGGGTCCAGGGACTCGGAGGCATTCTACATGGTAAACCCCGACGGCGGTGGCGGGCCCGAGCTCAGCATCTACCTTCTCAGGGTCTAG